In the Pseudomonas orientalis genome, one interval contains:
- the fliS gene encoding flagellar export chaperone FliS, which produces MNPMRALRQYQKVNSHAQISEASPHRLVQMLMEGGLDRMAQAKGALARGDIAQKGLMLGKATDILIGLRDGLDAEKGGNKEYVQQLEGLYVYMTNRLMEANLHNDADMIDEVAKLLITVKEGWDAIAAPQGAAQ; this is translated from the coding sequence ATGAATCCCATGAGAGCCCTTCGCCAATACCAGAAGGTCAATTCCCACGCGCAAATCTCTGAAGCCAGCCCGCATCGCCTGGTGCAGATGCTGATGGAGGGCGGGCTTGACCGTATGGCCCAGGCCAAAGGCGCGCTGGCGCGCGGCGACATCGCCCAGAAGGGGCTGATGCTGGGCAAGGCCACCGACATCCTGATTGGCCTGCGTGATGGCCTGGATGCCGAAAAGGGCGGCAATAAGGAATATGTGCAGCAGTTGGAAGGGCTGTACGTCTACATGACCAACCGCCTGATGGAAGCCAATCTGCACAATGACGCCGACATGATCGACGAAGTCGCCAAGCTGCTGATTACCGTCAAGGAAGGCTGGGATGCCATCGCTGCACCCCAAGGCGCCGCACAATAA
- the flgJ gene encoding flagellar assembly peptidoglycan hydrolase FlgJ: MVMDMRKSGLTSTADSGSYSDLNRLNQLKVGDDKNSEGNMRKVAQEFESLFLSEMLKSMRSATEALGKDNPMNTPAAKQYQEMYDQQLAVSMSREGGGIGLADVLMRQMQKNKPVDAQAATLQGPAAAEAVKKVDVPTEIAAGTQAEGPLGRSNGQRPLWAYRVAEPQAGAVASHSNDMELMNQRRIALPSKLTDRLLAGIVPSTQVEAKVAPLRNSAADDNVINSSARSVAVPSGKMQVYGRAIAQPPLAPAKKAFSSQDEFVATMLPMAKAAAARIGIDPKYLVAQAALETGWGKSVMRAEDGSSSHNLFGIKAGQSWQGGQARAITSEFRDGAMVKETAQFRSYSSYQDSFHDLVTLLQSNDRYKEVVKSADNPEQFVRELQKAGYATDPAYASKISQIAKNMNSYQNYAAAGATTHL, from the coding sequence ATGGTCATGGATATGCGCAAGAGCGGTCTTACCAGCACGGCGGACTCGGGGTCCTACTCCGACCTGAACCGGCTTAACCAGCTCAAGGTCGGCGACGACAAGAACAGCGAAGGCAACATGCGCAAGGTTGCGCAGGAATTCGAGTCGTTGTTCTTGAGCGAGATGCTCAAATCCATGCGTTCGGCCACCGAGGCCCTGGGCAAGGACAACCCGATGAACACGCCGGCAGCCAAGCAGTACCAGGAAATGTACGACCAGCAACTGGCGGTGTCGATGTCCCGCGAAGGCGGCGGTATCGGCCTGGCCGATGTGCTGATGCGCCAGATGCAGAAGAACAAGCCGGTGGACGCCCAGGCGGCCACCTTGCAGGGCCCCGCTGCGGCGGAGGCGGTGAAGAAGGTCGACGTGCCGACCGAAATCGCCGCCGGTACCCAGGCCGAGGGGCCGTTGGGGCGTTCCAACGGGCAGCGTCCGTTGTGGGCCTACCGCGTCGCCGAGCCGCAGGCCGGTGCCGTCGCGTCCCACAGCAACGACATGGAGCTGATGAACCAGCGCCGTATCGCCTTGCCAAGCAAACTGACCGACCGCCTGCTCGCGGGTATCGTGCCGAGTACCCAGGTCGAAGCCAAGGTCGCGCCACTGCGCAACAGCGCTGCCGATGACAATGTAATCAACAGCAGTGCCCGCAGCGTTGCCGTGCCGAGCGGCAAGATGCAGGTGTACGGCCGCGCCATTGCCCAGCCACCGCTGGCACCGGCGAAAAAGGCCTTCAGCTCGCAGGACGAATTCGTCGCCACCATGCTGCCGATGGCCAAGGCCGCCGCCGCGCGGATCGGCATCGATCCGAAGTACCTGGTGGCCCAGGCCGCCCTGGAAACCGGTTGGGGCAAGTCGGTGATGCGCGCCGAAGACGGCAGCAGCAGCCACAACCTGTTCGGCATCAAGGCCGGCCAGAGCTGGCAGGGCGGTCAGGCCCGCGCGATCACCAGCGAGTTTCGCGACGGCGCGATGGTCAAGGAGACGGCGCAGTTCCGCTCCTACAGTTCCTATCAGGACAGCTTCCATGACCTCGTGACCCTGCTGCAAAGCAATGATCGCTATAAAGAAGTTGTGAAATCAGCCGACAACCCGGAACAGTTTGTACGCGAGTTGCAAAAAGCCGGTTATGCAACCGATCCGGCCTACGCCAGCAAGATTTCGCAGATCGCCAAAAACATGAACAGTTACCAGAACTACGCTGCCGCTGGCGCAACCACACATTTATAA
- a CDS encoding flagellin translates to MALTVNTNIASITTQGNLNKAGGALATSMQRLSSGLRINSAKDDAAGLGIATRITSQINGLGQAVKNANDGISIAQTAEGAMQASTDILQKMRTLALSSATGSLSTDDRKSNNDEYQALTSELTRIAQTTTFGGQKLLDGSYGTKSIQVGANANETINLSLDNVAANNIGSQQINSLAIAPSTTGVAGGAIAVTGNGQTNSVTVAAGASAKTIAAQLNGAIGGLGATASTEAQFVVGAGAAAAPAAFTMTVGGQATTFVGVTDTASLADQLKSNSAKLGISVNYDESKGTLSVKSDTGENLSFSASTAAGTITVATKDGAGAYGAGVALADGLIATGAVNMNSSKGYSLEGAGVTGIFGAATSAASAKTSVSQTDVTDATKAQNAVSVIDQAIATISSSRSGLGAVQNRLTSTVDNLSNIQKNSTAARSTVQDVDFASEAAELTKQQTLQSASTSILSQANQLPSAVLKLLQ, encoded by the coding sequence ATGGCTTTAACAGTAAACACCAACATTGCTTCGATCACTACTCAGGGCAACCTGAACAAAGCTGGCGGCGCCCTGGCCACTTCCATGCAGCGCCTGTCTTCCGGCCTGCGTATCAACAGCGCTAAAGACGACGCAGCTGGCCTGGGTATCGCCACTCGTATCACCAGCCAGATCAACGGCCTGGGTCAAGCAGTGAAGAACGCCAACGATGGTATCTCCATCGCGCAAACCGCTGAAGGCGCAATGCAGGCTTCGACCGACATTCTGCAAAAAATGCGTACCCTGGCTCTGTCCTCGGCTACCGGCTCCCTGAGCACCGACGACCGTAAGTCGAACAACGACGAATACCAGGCTCTGACTTCGGAACTGACCCGTATCGCTCAAACCACCACTTTCGGCGGCCAGAAGCTGCTGGACGGTTCGTACGGTACCAAGTCGATCCAGGTTGGCGCCAACGCTAACGAAACCATCAACCTGAGCCTGGACAACGTTGCCGCCAACAACATTGGTTCGCAGCAGATCAACAGCCTGGCAATCGCTCCAAGCACCACCGGTGTCGCCGGCGGCGCGATCGCTGTAACCGGCAACGGCCAGACCAACAGCGTGACGGTTGCAGCCGGTGCTTCGGCCAAGACCATCGCGGCCCAGCTCAACGGCGCTATCGGTGGCCTGGGCGCTACCGCCAGCACCGAAGCTCAGTTCGTAGTCGGCGCAGGTGCCGCTGCTGCTCCAGCTGCGTTCACCATGACCGTTGGCGGCCAAGCCACCACTTTCGTTGGCGTAACTGACACTGCCAGCCTGGCTGACCAGTTGAAGTCCAACTCCGCCAAACTGGGTATCAGCGTTAACTACGACGAATCCAAGGGTACCCTGTCGGTTAAATCCGATACCGGTGAAAACCTGTCCTTCAGCGCTTCGACCGCTGCCGGCACCATCACCGTTGCCACCAAAGACGGCGCAGGCGCTTACGGTGCTGGCGTGGCTCTGGCTGACGGCTTGATCGCTACCGGTGCTGTGAACATGAACTCCTCCAAGGGCTACTCCCTGGAAGGCGCTGGTGTGACCGGTATCTTCGGCGCCGCCACTTCGGCTGCTTCGGCCAAGACTTCGGTTTCGCAAACTGACGTGACCGACGCCACCAAGGCTCAGAACGCTGTTTCGGTGATCGACCAGGCTATCGCTACCATCTCCAGCTCCCGTTCGGGCCTGGGTGCGGTGCAGAACCGTCTGACCAGCACTGTAGACAACCTGTCCAACATCCAGAAAAACAGCACCGCTGCCCGTAGTACTGTTCAGGACGTCGACTTCGCTTCCGAAGCCGCTGAACTGACCAAGCAGCAAACCCTGCAGTCGGCTTCCACCTCGATCCTGTCGCAGGCCAACCAGCTGCCATCGGCTGTACTGAAGCTGCTTCAGTAA
- the flgK gene encoding flagellar hook-associated protein FlgK, protein MSLLSIGMSGLNAAQGSLSVLSNNIANANTSGYSRQQTTQNANANNPYGGVYIGSGTTLADVRRVYNEFLDAAYQNSTALSNDAKAYASQASAIDKTLSDKTTGMSSVLSAFFAAVQTAAANPSDVSARQVLLTNTQTLSNRFNAISGQLNEQKQSINGQLGTMSDQVNQLTTSIASLNKQITLAQGSASSAPANLLDARNEAVRSLNELVGVTTSEKNGVFSVSTGTGQSLVLGDQSNTISAVSSNSDPSQYTIVLNAGGGTAIDLGNVLSGGSIGGLLRYRSDALMPAINDLGRIALATADTVNSQLGQGLDLNGDFGSSLFKDINSAAAIAQRSQGAMGNSSGSGNLNVSISDASKLSTYDYKVTFTSGNNYTVMRSDGKAMGAFDTNTTPPPVIEGFTLALDGKGPMAAGDSFKVSPTANGASAIGTELTDANKIAFAAPLLGESSKTNQGTGTFTPPSLTLPIDIHGGADTAQLRTGIEHSMPVKMVFGKPAADGTQGYTLNDAQGNSIGTGTIVPGQGNKITVDVPMRDANGALLVPAKSFKFDTTIGGAPANGDSTTFSFNASGKSDNRNAQALLDLQTKATVGLADAGGGVSLVTANSRLVSTVGAKAASASTDTTATGALLKANQDARNSVSQVNLDEEAGDMIKFQQYYTASSQIIKAAQETFSTLINSL, encoded by the coding sequence ATGAGTTTGCTCAGTATCGGGATGTCAGGACTCAATGCCGCTCAAGGATCGCTGTCGGTCTTGAGTAATAACATTGCCAACGCCAACACCTCGGGTTATTCGCGTCAGCAGACCACGCAGAATGCCAATGCCAACAACCCCTACGGCGGTGTGTACATCGGCAGCGGCACGACCCTGGCGGATGTGCGTCGGGTGTATAACGAGTTCCTCGATGCGGCCTACCAGAACAGCACGGCGCTGAGCAACGATGCCAAGGCCTATGCCAGCCAGGCCAGCGCCATCGACAAGACCCTCTCGGACAAGACCACCGGTATGTCGTCGGTGCTCAGTGCGTTCTTCGCCGCTGTGCAGACCGCAGCGGCCAACCCCAGCGATGTATCCGCCCGGCAAGTGCTGCTGACCAACACCCAGACCCTGAGCAACCGTTTCAACGCGATCTCCGGCCAGTTGAACGAGCAGAAGCAGTCGATCAACGGTCAACTCGGCACCATGAGTGATCAAGTCAACCAGTTGACAACCTCGATTGCCTCGCTGAACAAGCAGATCACCCTGGCCCAGGGCTCCGCCAGCAGCGCCCCGGCCAATCTGCTGGATGCGCGCAACGAAGCGGTGCGTTCGCTCAATGAACTGGTCGGCGTGACCACCAGTGAAAAAAACGGCGTGTTCAGTGTCAGCACCGGCACCGGCCAATCCCTGGTGCTGGGCGATCAGTCCAATACGATTTCGGCGGTCTCGAGCAACAGCGACCCAAGCCAGTACACCATCGTGCTCAATGCCGGCGGCGGTACGGCGATCGACCTGGGCAACGTGCTCAGCGGCGGCAGCATCGGCGGCCTGCTGCGCTATCGCAGCGACGCGCTGATGCCGGCCATCAATGACCTGGGGCGAATCGCCCTGGCGACCGCCGATACCGTCAACAGCCAGTTGGGCCAGGGCCTGGACTTGAACGGCGACTTCGGCTCGTCCTTGTTCAAGGACATCAACAGCGCGGCCGCCATCGCCCAGCGCAGTCAGGGCGCAATGGGCAACAGCAGCGGCTCGGGCAACTTGAACGTGAGCATCAGCGACGCCAGCAAGCTGTCGACCTACGATTACAAAGTCACCTTTACCAGCGGCAACAACTACACCGTGATGCGTTCCGACGGCAAGGCCATGGGCGCGTTCGACACCAATACCACGCCGCCGCCGGTGATCGAAGGTTTTACCCTGGCCCTGGATGGCAAGGGCCCGATGGCGGCAGGGGACAGTTTCAAGGTCAGCCCCACCGCCAACGGCGCCAGCGCTATCGGCACCGAGCTGACGGACGCCAATAAAATTGCCTTCGCAGCGCCCTTGCTGGGTGAAAGCAGCAAGACCAACCAGGGCACCGGCACCTTCACCCCACCGTCCCTGACGCTGCCGATCGATATTCATGGCGGCGCCGACACTGCTCAATTGCGTACCGGTATTGAACACTCGATGCCGGTCAAGATGGTGTTCGGCAAGCCTGCGGCTGACGGCACCCAGGGTTACACCCTCAACGATGCCCAGGGTAATTCGATCGGGACCGGCACCATCGTTCCCGGCCAGGGCAACAAGATCACCGTCGACGTACCGATGCGCGATGCCAACGGTGCGCTGCTGGTGCCGGCCAAGAGCTTCAAGTTCGATACCACCATCGGCGGTGCGCCCGCCAATGGCGACAGCACCACGTTTTCCTTCAACGCCTCGGGCAAGTCGGATAACCGTAACGCTCAGGCGTTGCTCGACCTGCAGACCAAAGCCACGGTCGGCCTGGCTGATGCCGGTGGCGGCGTGAGCCTGGTGACGGCCAACAGCCGCCTGGTTTCCACGGTCGGCGCCAAGGCCGCCTCAGCCTCCACCGACACCACCGCCACCGGCGCATTGCTCAAGGCCAACCAGGATGCGCGCAACTCGGTGTCCCAGGTCAACCTGGATGAAGAGGCGGGCGACATGATCAAGTTCCAGCAGTACTACACCGCGTCGTCGCAGATCATCAAGGCTGCGCAAGAAACCTTCAGCACGCTGATCAATAGTCTTTAA
- a CDS encoding ketoacyl-ACP synthase III gives MIGIKSIASYVPADGIDNYAQGAKFAKDEEFIIGKIGSAFLPRKEAAQETSDLCVEAVNALFAGNPDLKRESIDAVIVVTQNGDEEGLPHTAAIVQDKLGLPTHVAAFDISLGCSGYVYGIYAMKGFMEATGLKNGLLITADPYSKIVDPEDRNTTMLFGDAATATWMGEDALWLLGKSKFGTDGSGAPHLKVSDGVFFMNGRQVFNFALLKVPAHLHELLDESDLKADDIDAFCIHQGSAAIVDAVARRFEDAPVDKFIKDMVETGNTVSSSIPLLLEKHVMDATWKRVAISGFGVGLSWGSAILYRP, from the coding sequence ATGATTGGCATAAAAAGCATCGCCAGTTACGTGCCGGCGGATGGTATCGATAACTACGCCCAGGGTGCCAAATTCGCCAAGGATGAAGAGTTCATCATTGGCAAGATCGGGTCGGCCTTCCTGCCGCGCAAGGAAGCGGCGCAGGAAACCTCCGATCTGTGTGTCGAAGCGGTCAACGCTTTGTTTGCCGGCAACCCGGACTTGAAGCGCGAGTCCATCGACGCAGTGATCGTCGTCACCCAGAACGGCGATGAAGAAGGGCTGCCCCACACCGCCGCCATCGTCCAGGACAAACTGGGCCTGCCGACCCATGTGGCCGCCTTCGATATTTCCCTGGGTTGTTCCGGCTATGTGTATGGCATCTACGCGATGAAGGGCTTCATGGAAGCCACTGGCCTGAAAAACGGCCTGCTGATTACCGCCGACCCGTACTCGAAAATCGTCGACCCGGAAGACCGCAACACCACCATGCTGTTCGGCGACGCCGCCACTGCCACCTGGATGGGTGAAGACGCGCTGTGGTTGCTGGGCAAATCCAAGTTCGGTACCGACGGTTCCGGCGCGCCGCACCTTAAGGTCAGCGACGGCGTGTTCTTCATGAACGGCCGCCAGGTGTTCAACTTTGCCTTGCTCAAGGTGCCGGCGCATTTGCACGAGCTGCTCGACGAGTCGGATCTCAAGGCCGATGACATCGATGCGTTCTGCATTCACCAAGGCAGTGCGGCCATCGTTGACGCCGTGGCGCGCCGTTTTGAAGATGCGCCAGTGGACAAGTTCATCAAGGACATGGTAGAGACCGGCAATACCGTGTCATCGAGCATTCCGTTGCTGCTGGAAAAGCACGTGATGGATGCCACCTGGAAGCGCGTGGCGATCAGCGGTTTTGGTGTGGGCCTGTCCTGGGGCTCGGCGATTCTGTATCGCCCATGA
- a CDS encoding flagellar protein FlaG, translating to MDMNVKLNLSYPPQAVQASMAPVVDDKDKSKVEPAAPAADKSQTGDLEKAVTDIKEFVQAAQRNLDFSIDDSTHRVVVKVIATDTGEVIRQIPSETALKLAQSLSSASHVLFDDKA from the coding sequence GTGGACATGAATGTGAAGCTGAACCTGTCTTATCCGCCCCAGGCCGTTCAAGCCTCCATGGCGCCTGTGGTTGACGACAAAGACAAGAGCAAGGTTGAGCCGGCCGCGCCAGCCGCAGATAAGTCCCAAACGGGCGATCTGGAAAAAGCGGTCACTGATATTAAAGAATTCGTACAAGCGGCCCAGCGCAATCTGGATTTTTCCATTGACGATTCCACCCACAGGGTTGTGGTCAAGGTGATTGCCACCGATACCGGTGAAGTCATCCGCCAGATCCCCTCGGAAACCGCGTTGAAGCTGGCGCAAAGCTTGTCCAGCGCCAGTCATGTGTTGTTTGACGACAAGGCTTGA
- the fliD gene encoding flagellar filament capping protein FliD produces MAGTTITGVGSGFDTQAIVKSLVDAERAPKQAQINLQSQKATTQLSSIGKIQAALDAFRGALTSMSTDNSFTGLSGSSSDEKVATMTANPGAANGSFSLVVNQLATPSKLSTKSFAGGASTVVNNTTSATKLTISQSGKNFDLSVPAGATLQQVRDSINSQFGTAGLSANILTDSNGSRLILTSTNGGVGSDLTMSGNSGVDTGYTVVTPPQNAKYTIDGIAAESKTNSITDAVSGVSIKLLTVSPTVLANDPNKDNPLRSAVTISVSTSATSLKSGVKGFVDTYNALLKAMNAETKVTKDAAGNSIAATLTGDSTMRTLQGAIRNEFNALSGNGTLKSLAQFGVTTDQDTGALSIDSKQWDKAVLSNPADINSIFSGKTGLLARLTAATDAYAKPSTGILATRTTSLADSLKDLTKQQTSLDERLTTLQDSLTRKYTAMDTLVAQLRQQSNSILGTLNAISKSQSSDS; encoded by the coding sequence ATGGCGGGTACAACGATTACTGGCGTGGGGTCGGGCTTCGACACCCAGGCGATTGTGAAATCCCTGGTGGATGCCGAGCGTGCGCCGAAGCAGGCGCAGATCAACCTCCAGTCGCAGAAGGCGACCACCCAGCTTTCTTCGATCGGCAAGATCCAGGCTGCCCTGGACGCCTTTCGCGGTGCGCTGACCAGCATGAGCACCGACAACAGCTTTACCGGCTTGAGCGGTAGCTCTTCGGACGAAAAGGTCGCCACCATGACGGCCAACCCGGGCGCCGCCAACGGCAGCTTCTCGCTGGTGGTCAATCAGTTGGCAACGCCTTCGAAGCTGTCGACCAAAAGTTTTGCCGGTGGCGCCTCGACCGTGGTGAATAACACCACCAGCGCAACGAAGCTGACGATCAGCCAGTCGGGCAAGAACTTCGATTTGAGCGTGCCGGCAGGTGCGACCCTGCAACAGGTGCGTGACTCGATCAACTCGCAGTTCGGCACCGCCGGCCTTAGCGCGAACATCCTGACGGACTCCAACGGCTCGCGCCTGATCCTGACGTCCACCAACGGCGGCGTCGGTTCGGACTTGACCATGTCGGGTAACTCGGGGGTGGATACCGGCTATACCGTGGTGACTCCTCCGCAGAATGCCAAGTACACCATTGATGGTATTGCTGCCGAATCCAAGACCAACAGCATTACTGATGCGGTGAGTGGTGTGAGCATCAAGCTGCTCACCGTCTCGCCGACCGTTCTTGCCAACGATCCGAATAAAGACAATCCGCTTCGTTCGGCGGTGACGATTTCCGTGTCCACCAGCGCCACCTCCCTGAAGTCCGGGGTCAAGGGTTTCGTCGACACCTATAACGCTTTGCTCAAGGCCATGAACGCCGAGACCAAGGTAACCAAGGATGCCGCCGGTAACTCCATCGCGGCGACCCTGACCGGCGACTCGACCATGCGCACCTTGCAGGGGGCGATTCGCAACGAGTTCAACGCGCTGTCCGGTAACGGCACCTTGAAGTCCCTGGCGCAGTTTGGCGTCACGACCGACCAGGACACCGGTGCACTGAGCATCGACAGCAAGCAGTGGGACAAGGCGGTACTGAGCAATCCTGCGGATATCAACAGTATCTTCAGCGGCAAGACTGGTCTGCTGGCGCGTCTGACGGCAGCGACCGACGCCTATGCCAAGCCCAGCACCGGCATCCTGGCAACGCGCACCACGTCACTGGCCGACAGCCTGAAGGACCTGACCAAGCAACAGACCTCGCTGGATGAGCGCCTGACCACCTTGCAGGATTCGCTGACGCGCAAATACACCGCCATGGACACCCTGGTCGCGCAGCTGCGCCAACAGAGCAACAGCATCCTCGGTACGCTCAATGCGATCAGTAAATCGCAAAGCAGCGACAGCTGA
- a CDS encoding flagellar basal body P-ring protein FlgI, whose product MLNFKPLLAAAFLLCVSAVAQAERLKDIASISGVRSNQLIGYGLVVGLSGTGDQTTQTPFTLQTFNNMLSQFGIKVPAGSGNVQLKNVAAVSISADLPAFSKPGQVVDITVSSIGNSKSLRGGTLLMTPLKGIDGNVYAIAQGNLVVGGFDAEGRDGSKITVNVPSAGRIPGGATVERTVPSGFNQGNSLTLNLNRSDFTTAKRVVDKINDMLGPGVAQAIDGGSVRVTAPLDPSQRVDYLSILENLEVDPGQAVAKVIINSRTGTIVIGQNVKVSPAAVTHGSLTVTITEDPIVSQPGPLSNGQTAVVPRSRVNAQQEAKPMFKFGPGTTLDEIVRAVNQVGAAPGDLMAILEALKQAGALQADLIVI is encoded by the coding sequence ATCTTGAACTTCAAACCCCTGCTGGCGGCGGCATTCCTGCTTTGCGTGAGCGCCGTCGCCCAGGCCGAACGCCTGAAGGACATCGCCAGCATTTCCGGCGTGCGCTCCAACCAGTTGATCGGCTACGGGTTGGTGGTCGGTCTCAGTGGTACGGGTGACCAGACCACCCAGACCCCGTTCACCCTGCAGACCTTCAACAACATGCTGTCGCAGTTCGGCATCAAGGTGCCTGCGGGTTCGGGCAACGTGCAGCTGAAAAACGTCGCGGCGGTGTCGATCAGCGCCGACTTGCCAGCGTTTTCCAAGCCGGGCCAGGTGGTGGACATCACTGTTTCGTCCATTGGTAACTCCAAGAGCCTGCGTGGCGGTACCTTGCTGATGACGCCGCTTAAAGGTATCGACGGCAACGTCTACGCCATCGCCCAGGGCAACCTGGTGGTGGGCGGGTTCGACGCCGAAGGTCGCGACGGTTCGAAGATCACCGTCAACGTGCCGTCGGCCGGTCGCATTCCCGGTGGTGCCACCGTTGAACGCACCGTGCCGAGTGGTTTCAACCAGGGCAACAGCCTGACCCTGAACCTCAACCGTTCCGACTTCACCACCGCCAAGCGTGTTGTCGACAAGATCAACGACATGCTCGGCCCTGGCGTGGCCCAGGCCATTGATGGCGGATCGGTGCGCGTGACCGCGCCCCTGGATCCGAGCCAGCGTGTGGACTACCTGTCGATCCTGGAAAACCTCGAGGTGGACCCCGGCCAGGCGGTGGCCAAAGTCATCATCAACTCGCGCACCGGCACCATCGTGATCGGCCAGAACGTCAAGGTCTCGCCGGCGGCGGTGACCCACGGCAGCCTGACCGTGACCATTACCGAAGACCCGATCGTCAGCCAGCCCGGGCCACTGTCCAATGGCCAGACTGCCGTGGTCCCCCGTTCGCGGGTCAATGCCCAGCAGGAAGCCAAGCCGATGTTCAAGTTCGGCCCCGGTACCACCCTGGACGAGATTGTCCGCGCGGTGAACCAGGTGGGCGCCGCCCCCGGCGACTTGATGGCGATCCTCGAAGCCCTGAAACAGGCCGGCGCCCTGCAAGCCGACCTGATCGTGATCTGA
- a CDS encoding flagellar hook-associated protein 3, with protein MRISTAQYFETSSAKYSDNYSGVVKAQEQASSGVRVQTAADDPVAAARLLLLQQQKDMLGQFNGNITSLKNSLTNEESVLGSIDDALQRATQLALRAGGSVSDADRRSIASEVGAIEDQVLGLLNSKDSSGNYLFSGSKTQTPPYSRNNDGTYSYQGDETPLSLQVSNTLRVSAGDTGKTILEGAANSSRTQATWLAPVPQTVPPTVNDNKVALSAGLVTSSSDYAGKFADGQPYKLTFTSSTQYKVADKNGNDVTSEIAGNGTFDSTKEGSSSVALRGVKFDITLNLGDVAPGADSDALVKDRSFSLEAKPDTFSVSRTPGNVSTAQLTGARVSSQADYTSTFPTNSGALIKFTSATAYEVYAQPYSSDSKSIATGDTGGGTTVTAAGVTFDVSAGPPQPGDQFSVGANTQKTQNALDTLGQLRKALELPADGNPAATIKLKDVLDASIGNLANSSSQITNVRGSIGARGNALDIQTSENTSVGIANTSTMSDLANVDMGEAAINLTLQQTMLQASQLAFVKISQLSLFSRM; from the coding sequence ATGCGTATTTCCACTGCTCAATATTTCGAAACCAGCTCGGCCAAGTATTCGGATAACTATTCCGGTGTGGTCAAGGCCCAGGAACAAGCCAGTTCCGGCGTGCGCGTGCAAACCGCGGCGGATGATCCGGTGGCGGCGGCGCGGTTGTTGCTGCTGCAACAGCAGAAAGACATGCTGGGCCAGTTCAACGGCAACATCACCAGCCTGAAGAACTCGCTGACCAACGAAGAAAGTGTGTTGGGCTCGATCGACGATGCATTGCAGCGCGCCACGCAACTGGCCCTGCGTGCCGGCGGCTCGGTGAGCGACGCCGATCGACGTTCGATTGCCAGTGAAGTCGGCGCGATTGAAGATCAGGTCCTGGGCTTGCTCAACAGCAAGGACTCGTCCGGTAACTACCTGTTCTCCGGCTCCAAAACCCAGACCCCGCCGTACAGCCGCAACAACGATGGCACTTACAGCTATCAGGGTGACGAAACGCCGCTGAGCCTGCAGGTTTCCAATACCCTGAGAGTCAGCGCGGGCGATACCGGCAAGACCATCCTGGAAGGTGCGGCCAACTCCAGCCGTACCCAGGCCACGTGGCTGGCGCCCGTGCCGCAGACCGTGCCGCCGACGGTCAACGACAACAAAGTCGCGCTGTCGGCCGGGTTGGTGACGTCGAGCAGCGACTACGCCGGCAAGTTCGCTGACGGCCAGCCGTACAAGCTGACCTTTACCAGCAGCACGCAATACAAAGTCGCCGACAAGAACGGCAACGATGTGACCTCGGAGATTGCCGGCAACGGCACCTTCGACTCCACCAAGGAAGGCAGCTCCAGCGTGGCCCTGCGGGGTGTGAAGTTCGACATAACCCTGAATCTGGGGGATGTCGCGCCAGGCGCCGACTCCGATGCGCTGGTCAAGGACCGCTCCTTCAGCCTGGAGGCCAAGCCGGATACCTTCAGCGTCTCGCGTACGCCCGGCAATGTTTCCACCGCGCAACTGACCGGGGCCCGCGTATCCAGCCAGGCGGACTACACCAGCACGTTTCCGACCAACAGCGGCGCACTGATCAAGTTCACCAGCGCAACCGCCTATGAGGTGTATGCACAGCCCTACTCGAGCGACAGCAAGTCCATCGCCACGGGCGATACCGGCGGCGGTACCACGGTAACGGCCGCTGGCGTGACCTTTGATGTCAGTGCCGGGCCGCCGCAGCCGGGCGACCAGTTTTCCGTGGGGGCCAATACCCAGAAGACCCAGAATGCGCTGGATACCCTTGGGCAACTGCGCAAAGCGCTGGAACTGCCGGCTGATGGCAATCCTGCGGCGACCATCAAGCTCAAGGACGTGCTCGACGCGTCCATTGGCAACCTTGCCAACTCCAGTTCCCAGATCACCAACGTACGCGGTTCCATCGGTGCGCGGGGCAATGCCCTGGATATTCAGACCAGCGAAAACACCAGCGTAGGTATCGCCAATACCAGCACCATGAGCGACTTGGCCAACGTCGATATGGGTGAGGCAGCGATCAATCTGACGCTGCAGCAGACCATGTTGCAGGCCTCCCAGTTGGCGTTTGTGAAGATTTCCCAATTGAGCCTGTTCAGCCGCATGTAA